A single window of Nicotiana sylvestris chromosome 3, ASM39365v2, whole genome shotgun sequence DNA harbors:
- the LOC138888428 gene encoding uncharacterized protein, with translation MLKKEAATKWTDDCQRAFNRIKEYLSAPPVFVPPEPGRLLLLYLTVLDGAFGCVLGQHDETGRKEQALYYLREDIAESYEGWRMSFDRAENFKEVGIGAVLISETGQHYPVSARLKFSCTNNMAEYEACILGLKMAIDMNIQELLELRKSFTKTEFQHFPRVQNEFADTLATLSSMMQHLDKNFIDPIPVKINDQPAYYAHVKEEVDGKPWFHDIKEYLAK, from the exons atgttgaagaaggaggctgctaccaaatggactgatgactgccaaagaGCCTTCaatagaatcaaggagtacctgtcagcACCACCAGTCTTTGTCCCACCCGAGCCAGGTAGGCTGCTATTACTCTACCtcacagtattggatggagctttcggttgtgttctggggcaacatgatgaaacggggaggaaggagcaggccctctattacctca gagaagatattgcagaatcctatgaaggTTGGAGAATGTCTTTCGACAGAGCAGAAAATTTCAAAGAAGTCGGCATAGGAGCAGTTctaatatcagaaaccggccagcattatccggtgtctgccagaCTCAAATTttcttgcaccaacaacatggccgagtacgaagcctgcatcttagggctcaagatggccattgacatgaacatccaagagttgcta gaacTGAGAAAGAgtttcacaaagacagagttccagcattttcccagagtccagaatgagtttgccgatacattggctaccctatcatccatgatgcAGCAtctagacaagaacttcattgatcccattccggtaaagatcaatgatcagccagcttactatgctcatgtcaaagaagaagtagatggaaagccttggtttcatgatatcaaggaatatttggcaaaatga